The following proteins are encoded in a genomic region of Tenacibaculum sp. 190524A05c:
- a CDS encoding LytTR family DNA-binding domain-containing protein yields MKILIIDDEQSSRNLLKSLIEDSFPNAIEIQESEDLKSGIESIKQFRPQIVLLDIEMPDHSGLEILDFIDKDFFNFEIIFVTAYNEYAIQAFELSAVDYLLKPVNPTKLENSIRKIIEKGGYNLINKHLKELKDNLTSSKFKKIAIPHANGVKFIKFEDVMFFEADRMYTKIYIKNENEILTSKPLKHYTDLLKDHEIFYKPHRSFFINLNYIKEYIRKDGGYIIMDNDKIVSITKEKKQEFLRFINQL; encoded by the coding sequence ATGAAAATACTTATTATAGATGACGAGCAAAGCTCAAGGAATTTGTTGAAATCTTTAATTGAAGATAGCTTTCCAAATGCAATTGAAATTCAAGAAAGTGAAGATTTAAAGTCTGGCATAGAATCTATAAAACAATTTAGACCACAAATCGTACTATTGGATATAGAAATGCCAGATCATTCTGGACTTGAAATATTGGATTTTATAGATAAAGACTTTTTTAATTTTGAAATCATATTTGTAACTGCATATAATGAGTACGCAATTCAAGCTTTTGAATTGTCCGCAGTAGACTATTTATTAAAACCTGTTAATCCAACCAAGTTAGAAAACTCTATTCGAAAAATAATTGAAAAAGGAGGATATAACTTAATCAATAAGCATTTAAAAGAATTAAAGGATAACTTGACTTCTTCTAAATTTAAGAAGATTGCAATTCCACATGCAAATGGCGTTAAGTTTATAAAATTTGAAGATGTAATGTTTTTTGAAGCAGATAGAATGTATACCAAAATATACATCAAAAATGAGAATGAAATACTAACTAGTAAACCATTAAAACATTATACCGATCTCTTAAAAGATCATGAGATATTTTATAAACCTCATCGTTCGTTTTTTATAAATCTCAACTATATAAAAGAATATATTAGAAAAGATGGTGGTTATATTATTATGGATAACGATAAAATAGTATCTATAACAAAAGAAAAGAAACAAGAATTTTTAAGGTTCATCAATCAATTATAG
- a CDS encoding histidine kinase: MIKTKLYLLLLFLILLIQKIEAQHPYFFQFTEKDGLPDIEYYDIYEDKKGIIWLAANTGLYSYNGKEFKNYTNDKKRALSVFGLKEDNLGRIWCNNISGQYFFVNGGKLELFIDLKEYTKDQLALFYFFDNEMIVVSDTKILSIDLKTKDIKIKNQYNGIISYSLKKNDSLFYLQNKTLKYISSKESKGVKLKAENNNTIFNANFAFNFNNNFIHQSFDRKLEKSILYFNNKRTDLFKNSNSRKESIITGVLNESSKIWLCFRDAVYVYAYSNNEFKLSNTYFEGKEITKILKDSRGNYWFISASTGIYIIPNLGIEKYNLPEKNTNISVIENINDQYLIAGSTNGKLTSINLESGKATQIKNPFFERVNQIAYNKKDEIYVSLTSRSFVLNSENFSLKKNSKANQFDFRNAKSLSIIDENRFIYSSFAYAEILDKEKNESLRLGRKRSYANFYSKKRQEIYVNYVDGLYCYQINGDSKELKFNNESIFGVDIEETSNGIIWISTFNHGLIALENGKLSRVYRISEGLLSNQIRKIKSDGNYLWIISDNGVQLFNSELNEFKNLTEIDGIGNYRITDLVVLKDKIALGTNKGVYSFDKQKVFRKQKLYDFYIENVYINDKIRATSSEYFLDPEERKIQFDLHINGYKSQSNITYFYRFKNKDQKWTSIPKNSNTLVFNSLQPGYYELEIKGKENFSSRETNTKSIQLNIKSPFYKTWWFILVLTIILLLILSYYYKKRIVEKEKEMELISLKLENLRSQMNPHFIFNALNSIQDYIMQNQKRVAVEYLGMFSNLIRVYLGHSSQSEIYLSDEIATLDTYLSIEKLRFRDTLSFRIDVDKRIETQEIKIPTMLIQPYIENSLKHGLLNKKGDRKLTVSFNLSEDQKFIICKIIDNGVGRVKANQIKTRKYKYHKSFATKTTENRLELLNSIKYNNLNVETIDLYDTNNEPSGTEVIIKIPNN; the protein is encoded by the coding sequence GTGATAAAAACAAAACTCTACTTATTACTTTTATTTCTAATACTGTTAATTCAAAAAATTGAAGCACAGCACCCTTATTTTTTTCAATTTACAGAAAAGGATGGTTTGCCAGATATTGAATACTATGACATTTATGAAGATAAAAAGGGAATAATTTGGTTAGCTGCAAATACCGGACTCTACAGTTATAATGGCAAAGAGTTCAAAAATTACACAAACGATAAAAAAAGAGCTTTATCCGTTTTCGGACTGAAAGAGGATAATTTAGGTAGAATTTGGTGTAACAATATTTCTGGACAATATTTCTTTGTAAATGGAGGTAAACTAGAACTATTTATTGATTTAAAAGAGTATACCAAAGATCAATTAGCCTTATTTTATTTTTTTGACAATGAAATGATTGTGGTAAGTGATACCAAAATCTTATCTATTGATTTAAAAACTAAGGATATCAAGATTAAAAATCAATACAATGGTATAATCTCCTATTCCTTAAAGAAAAATGACAGTTTATTCTATTTACAAAATAAAACTCTCAAATATATATCGTCTAAGGAATCCAAAGGAGTAAAATTAAAAGCTGAAAATAACAATACTATTTTCAATGCCAATTTCGCTTTTAACTTCAACAATAACTTTATTCATCAATCTTTTGACCGTAAATTAGAAAAATCAATACTTTACTTCAACAATAAACGAACAGACTTATTCAAGAATTCAAATAGCAGAAAAGAAAGTATAATTACTGGTGTGCTCAATGAATCTTCAAAAATTTGGTTATGCTTTCGAGATGCCGTTTATGTTTATGCATATTCAAATAATGAATTTAAATTATCCAACACCTATTTTGAAGGTAAGGAAATCACAAAAATCCTTAAAGATTCAAGAGGTAATTATTGGTTTATCTCTGCTAGTACAGGAATTTATATTATTCCAAATTTAGGTATTGAAAAGTATAATCTTCCTGAGAAAAACACCAATATAAGTGTTATTGAAAATATAAATGATCAATATTTAATCGCTGGATCTACCAATGGTAAACTTACCTCTATAAACTTAGAATCAGGAAAAGCTACTCAAATCAAAAATCCATTTTTTGAAAGAGTAAATCAAATTGCATATAATAAAAAAGATGAAATTTATGTGAGCCTAACTTCGAGGTCATTTGTTTTAAATAGTGAAAACTTCTCTTTAAAAAAGAATTCTAAAGCCAATCAATTTGATTTCAGAAATGCAAAATCTCTATCAATAATCGACGAAAACAGATTCATATATAGTTCGTTTGCCTATGCCGAAATATTAGATAAAGAAAAAAATGAAAGTTTAAGATTAGGAAGGAAAAGGTCTTACGCCAATTTCTACAGTAAGAAAAGACAAGAGATTTACGTAAACTATGTAGATGGTTTGTATTGTTACCAGATCAATGGTGATTCTAAAGAACTTAAGTTTAACAACGAATCTATTTTTGGTGTTGACATAGAAGAAACATCAAACGGAATAATTTGGATATCCACGTTCAATCATGGTTTAATAGCTCTAGAAAATGGAAAACTTTCTCGAGTTTACAGAATTTCAGAAGGATTGCTATCTAATCAAATCAGGAAAATAAAATCGGATGGTAATTATTTATGGATTATTAGCGATAACGGTGTTCAGCTTTTTAACTCAGAATTAAATGAGTTTAAAAACTTGACAGAAATCGACGGAATCGGTAATTATAGAATTACAGATTTAGTGGTTTTAAAAGACAAAATAGCTTTAGGTACGAACAAAGGAGTTTATTCGTTTGACAAACAAAAAGTCTTTAGAAAGCAAAAACTTTATGATTTTTATATAGAAAATGTTTACATAAATGATAAAATTAGGGCCACGAGTTCCGAATACTTTCTCGATCCGGAAGAGCGAAAAATTCAATTTGACCTTCACATAAACGGATATAAATCTCAAAGTAATATAACTTACTTCTATAGGTTTAAAAATAAAGATCAAAAATGGACCTCTATTCCTAAAAACTCAAATACGTTAGTTTTTAACAGTCTACAACCTGGTTATTATGAATTAGAAATAAAGGGTAAAGAAAACTTTAGTTCGAGAGAAACAAATACAAAAAGTATTCAATTAAACATTAAAAGTCCTTTTTATAAAACCTGGTGGTTTATTCTAGTATTAACCATAATCCTCTTACTTATCTTAAGCTATTATTACAAAAAACGCATAGTCGAAAAAGAAAAAGAAATGGAGTTAATATCTTTAAAATTAGAAAATCTAAGGTCTCAAATGAATCCGCATTTTATTTTCAATGCATTGAACTCTATTCAAGACTATATCATGCAAAACCAAAAAAGAGTTGCTGTTGAATATCTTGGTATGTTTTCTAATTTAATTCGAGTTTATTTGGGACATAGTAGTCAATCTGAAATCTATTTATCTGACGAAATAGCAACACTTGACACATATTTAAGTATTGAGAAACTGCGTTTTCGTGATACCCTATCCTTCCGTATTGATGTAGACAAAAGAATCGAAACTCAAGAGATTAAAATACCGACAATGCTGATTCAGCCCTACATAGAAAACTCCTTAAAACATGGATTATTAAACAAAAAAGGTGATCGAAAACTTACAGTTAGTTTTAATCTAAGTGAAGATCAAAAATTTATCATCTGTAAAATTATAGATAATGGAGTTGGAAGAGTAAAAGCTAATCAAATAAAGACTAGAAAATATAAATATCATAAATCTTTCGCTACCAAAACAACTGAAAACAGACTTGAATTATTAAATTCAATTAAATACAATAATTTAAATGTTGAAACCATTGATTTATATGATACGAATAATGAACCTTCAGGAACAGAAGTAATAATTAAAATTCCTAATAATTGA